Genomic window (Zingiber officinale cultivar Zhangliang chromosome 2B, Zo_v1.1, whole genome shotgun sequence):
GCCACATATATTTCAAAGATTATCCAATCACAAATGAAAGTTATGCAGGGCACAACCTCGCTAACATCAAGACCAAGAGATGCAAATTTCTTAGCATACTGCTTCCTTGATTTCCTGGAGTTGTTTGTAGCAAATACCAGCTTCTTACCCTGCAGAAGATGTTTGTTTCAATCCTCGATAAGCTGAGAGAGAAAAAGAACAAACTTTTTGGCCGCTACGCAATGGAAACCATAAAAATTCAAATTCTACGATGCAAAATAACGGGAAAAGAGTTCTAGGGCAAAAGATGTGAGCAAGAAGCGCGATTACCAAAGATCGGAGTGCCTTCAAGGCAAGCGGAACACCTTCAATGAGCTTGTCGCCCTTCCAGATGACCCCTATGTTGGGTTCGGAGTGCAACAGAAGACTCACGCAAGTATTGATTAATCTCTCTAGTACTCATATTTTCGTGCTATTTCTGTAACTCGAGAGACATAGAAGACGACATCCAGTGCATCTTCCATATAATGAGAATAATATGACTGATTTTCCTCTGAAGCATCGGGTGCAAGCTCTTTCAGTGGTTTATCTTCGAGCACGTAAATTTTTCTCTCGTGTCTTAAGAAGATTTTCAGTGTCCTAAACCAATCTAGGTAGTTGAAATCGAGGAGAATATTCTCTTTCTCAAGAATGCTTCACAGTGATAAGATACTTGTGTTTGTCATCCAAAATTTAAAGCAGAGTTTTAGTATTTAGtgaatatatttaataaaggtcttttataactcttactattttattcaagtccaacGGTCTCCACTGTTAGAATCGGGAATTGGTTGGTAACAATTCCTAATATGACCGAAACCCTGAATAATATAGAATGCACACAGCTGAGCTGTACTTATATGCTATATTCATTAAGTAAACCTTAACTTGTCAATCATAAATCTATGTGACTTTCGGTATATTTTTGTCGAGTCTTATATTCTCAATGCTTGTCCCTCAAATCAATTAACCTTAGCTGAGCTAAACAAGTCaactaataattatgataaattatagatgttttgaCACAAGCCCACAGCTGAATTTTACTGACTTATGTAAAaactctaagggtgcgtttggttcaagtcatcatgtataaccttggttatgtgattaccaggtaatcacataactaaggttatggggaataaaacataaccaaatgttatttggttcaacctaggtaa
Coding sequences:
- the LOC122048710 gene encoding phosphoglycolate phosphatase 1A, chloroplastic-like, with product MLLANGTKPPSSPQPLSPETARSLVDSVEAFLFDCDGVIWKGDKLIEGVPLALKALRSLGKKLVFATNNSRKSRKQYAKKFASLGLDVSEVVPCITFICDWIIFEIYVASFAAAMFPKQRNFLKEKKVLLIMMQPCEIPK